In Ciona intestinalis unplaced genomic scaffold, KH HT000136.1, whole genome shotgun sequence, the DNA window TCAGAGCACGAACATTCAAAACTATGTATTCATGAAGAATCAGGTTTGTCTTATCActaagtttattaaaacatctaACTTCCTACTAATTTTCAGCCAACTCAAAATGACACTGGTTCATACACATTGacagtgacatcatcaactttTACTCCTGTCATCTTCCCATTCACAGTTCTTGTTTCAAATTCTATTGTAGTTCCTAAAGATACCACAGCTACTATTGTTGGGGCAGTTCTTGGTTCAATAATTGCGATTCTTCTGATCATAATCACATTTCTTGTTGTTAAACTTTACAGAAACAAGAAACCTAAAACTTCCCACCCAAGGTTTGCATGTGAACAACCATAAATTCACAACTATTcatatatttctatttacaGATCTGAGGGAAACACCAACACTGCAGC includes these proteins:
- the LOC113475177 gene encoding uncharacterized protein LOC113475177; this translates as MKNQPTQNDTGSYTLTVTSSTFTPVIFPFTVLVSNSIVVPKDTTATIVGAVLGSIIAILLIIITFLVVKLYRNKKPKTSHPRSEGNTNTAADDYVELNQPTNRSHTSQPVARSQQSTNYENLKDNVNVTRDEQGYADIQGVGPSVVTTSNDGYETFIGRKYENTAG